A part of Penaeus chinensis breed Huanghai No. 1 chromosome 6, ASM1920278v2, whole genome shotgun sequence genomic DNA contains:
- the LOC125026565 gene encoding uncharacterized protein LOC125026565, with protein MTKTTLILFAACILGVVSAFPQGGGGSYKQPEGYFQYVNVPGHKEYEFGWNRGNPHHYISRFEQAKDHRFRTRVKWSDTHEGYGEHYWEYNHAPKYQDEHKNTYKAPEPSYHAPEPVYHAPAPSYGPPKGYPSENIEVIVADPQQYQ; from the exons ATGACGAAGACCACACTG ATCCTGTTCGCCGCGTGCATACTGGGGGTCGTCAGCGCCTTCCCCCAGGGTGGCGGCGGAAGCTACAAGCAACCCGAGGGCTACTTCCAATACGTTAATGTCCCCGGCCACAAGGAGTACGAGTTCGGATGGAACCGCGGCAACCCACACCATTACATTTCCCGGTTCGAGCAGGCTAAGGATCACCGCTTCCGTACAAGG GTAAAGTGGTCCGACACCCACGAAGGATACGGTGAGCACTACTGGGAGTACAACCACGCCCCAAAGTACCAAGATGAGCACAAGAACACCTACAAAGCCCCAGAGCCCTCATACCACGCCCCCGAGCCTGTGTACCATGCCCCCGCACCCTCCTACGGCCCTCCTAAGGGGTATCCTTCTGAGAACATCGAAGTGATTGTTGCAGATCCTCAGCAGTACCAGTAG